A stretch of Castanea sativa cultivar Marrone di Chiusa Pesio chromosome 2, ASM4071231v1 DNA encodes these proteins:
- the LOC142624543 gene encoding receptor homology region, transmembrane domain- and RING domain-containing protein 1, with the protein MWEALIGFFFVFVPYTIPRTSATVSIDPFSTSFPDLPAKSAVAVNSSGTCGALYVANPLDACSSLQNEGTERTRLALIIRGGCAFEDKIRNAQNAGFRAAIVYNDQNDGNLVYMMIHPKNITVHAIFISKFAGEILKEYAEEGKVKCCLYPNHHESSWTVLTISFISFVVICAIAVLVYFAPRHWSSSQGIHCRSQRVDAEMVEALPCFTFSSAHPRDCHIEDTCAICLEDYKDGEILKVLPCRHGFHSICVDSWLNKSGTFCPVCKHDLATKISCSDVKKGIRV; encoded by the exons ATGTGGGAAGCGTTAATCGGATTCTTCTTCGTGTTCGTTCCATACACAATCCCACGTACCTCTGCTACTGTTTCGATCGATCCTTTTTCCACGTCCTTCCCCGACCTTCCCGCCAAATCTg ctgttgCTGTCAATAGCTCTGGTACATGTGGAGCACTGTATGTTGCAAATCCTTTGGACGCTTGCTCTTCGCTTCAAAACGAAGGAACTGAGCGAACGAGATTGGCTTTGATAATTAGGGGTGGATGTGCTTTCGAAGATAAAATCCGGAATGCACAAAATGCCGGCTTTCGCGCCGCAATTGTTTACAATGATCAAAACGATGGAAACTTGGTTTACA TGATGATACACCCGAAGAACATTACAGTGCATGCGATTTTCATTTCTAAGTTTGCTGGTGAAATCTTGAAGGAGTATGCTGAAGAGGGAAAAGTCAAATGCTGTCTATACCCAAATCATCATGAATCATCCTGGACGGTGTTGACAATATCTTTTATCTCGTTTGTTGTCATATGTGCAATTGCGGTGTTAGTCTACTTTGCACCCAGACATTGGTCGTCTTCACAAGGAATACATTGTCGCTCTCAAAGAGTAGATGCTGAGATGGTGGAAGCTCTACCCTGCTTCACGTTCAGCTCTGCTCATCCGAGGGATTGCCACATTGAAGACACTTGTGCCATTTGCCTTGAGGATTACAAAGATGGGGAAATTCTTAAAGTTCTCCCCTGCCGACATG GATTTCATTCAATCTGCGTGGACTCATGGTTGAATAAGTCGGGTACATTCTGCCCAGTGTGCAAGCATGATTTGGCAACGAAAATTTCATGTTCTGAT GTGAAGAAAGGAATTAGGGTATAG
- the LOC142624544 gene encoding thiosulfate sulfurtransferase 18-like isoform X2, whose translation MGSLESSGAEVVTVDVHATKNLINSGHKYLDVRTVEEYKKGHVGADKILNIPYMFNTPEGRVKNPQFLSEVSSACNKEDQLIVGCQSGVRSLSATADLLSAGFKHVSNMGGGYLAWVENGFLVQKPDAELSGAEVVTVDVHATKDLINSGHKYLDVRTVEEYKKGHVGADKILNIPYMFNTPEGRVKNPQFLSEVSSVCNKEDQLIVGCQSGVRSLSATADLLSAGFKHVSNMGGGYLAWVENGFLVQKPHAEL comes from the exons ATGGGCTCTTTAGAAAG CTCGGGAGCAGAAGTTGTCACCGTTGATGTTCATGCAACTAAGAATCTTATCAATTCTGGCCACAAATATCTAGATGTTAG GACTGTGGAAGAATACAAGAAAGGGCATGTGGGTGCAGACAAGATCTTGAACATTCCTTACATGTTCAATACACCAGAAG GTAGGGTGAAAAATCCTCAGTTCTTAAGCGAGGTTTCGTCTGCTTGCAACAAAGAGGATCAACTTATTGTG GGTTGTCAAAGTGGGGTCAGATCCTTGTCTGCAACTGCTGATCTTCTTAGCGCT GGTTTCAAGCATGTGAGCAACATGGGAGGAGGCTATCTCGCCTGGGTGGAGAATGGATTTCTTGTGCAAAAGCCAGACGCTGAGCT CTCGGGAGCAGAAGTTGTCACTGTTGATGTTCATGCAACTAAGGATCTTATCAATTCTGGCCACAAATATCTAGATGTTAG GACTGTGGAAGAATACAAGAAAGGGCATGTGGGTGCAGACAAGATCTTGAACATTCCTTACATGTTCAATACACCAGAGG GTAGGGTGAAAAATCCTCAGTTCTTAAGCGAGGTTTCGTCTGTTTGCAACAAAGAGGACCAACTTATTGTG GGTTGTCAAAGTGGAGTCAGATCCTTGTCTGCAACTGCTGATCTTCTTAGCGCT GGTTTCAAGCATGTGAGCAACATGGGAGGAGGCTATCTCGCCTGGGTGGAGAATGGGTTTCTTGTGCAAAAGCCACACGCTGAGCTGTGA
- the LOC142624544 gene encoding uncharacterized protein LOC142624544 isoform X1 — MGFSWAMFSRVSFLLLLLLIFCSSGAEVVTVDVHATKNLINSGHKYLDVRTVEEYKKGHVGADKILNIPYMFNTPEGRVKNPQFLSEVSSACNKEDQLIVGCQSGVRSLSATADLLSAGFKHVSNMGGGYLAWVENGFLVQKPDAELSGAEVVTVDVHATKDLINSGHKYLDVRTVEEYKKGHVGADKILNIPYMFNTPEGRVKNPQFLSEVSSVCNKEDQLIVGCQSGVRSLSATADLLSAGFKHVSNMGGGYLAWVENGFLVQKPHAEL; from the exons ATGGGTTTTTCCTGGGCTATGTTCTCTCGTGTTtcgtttcttcttcttcttcttcttatattttgtaGCTCGGGAGCAGAAGTTGTCACCGTTGATGTTCATGCAACTAAGAATCTTATCAATTCTGGCCACAAATATCTAGATGTTAG GACTGTGGAAGAATACAAGAAAGGGCATGTGGGTGCAGACAAGATCTTGAACATTCCTTACATGTTCAATACACCAGAAG GTAGGGTGAAAAATCCTCAGTTCTTAAGCGAGGTTTCGTCTGCTTGCAACAAAGAGGATCAACTTATTGTG GGTTGTCAAAGTGGGGTCAGATCCTTGTCTGCAACTGCTGATCTTCTTAGCGCT GGTTTCAAGCATGTGAGCAACATGGGAGGAGGCTATCTCGCCTGGGTGGAGAATGGATTTCTTGTGCAAAAGCCAGACGCTGAGCT CTCGGGAGCAGAAGTTGTCACTGTTGATGTTCATGCAACTAAGGATCTTATCAATTCTGGCCACAAATATCTAGATGTTAG GACTGTGGAAGAATACAAGAAAGGGCATGTGGGTGCAGACAAGATCTTGAACATTCCTTACATGTTCAATACACCAGAGG GTAGGGTGAAAAATCCTCAGTTCTTAAGCGAGGTTTCGTCTGTTTGCAACAAAGAGGACCAACTTATTGTG GGTTGTCAAAGTGGAGTCAGATCCTTGTCTGCAACTGCTGATCTTCTTAGCGCT GGTTTCAAGCATGTGAGCAACATGGGAGGAGGCTATCTCGCCTGGGTGGAGAATGGGTTTCTTGTGCAAAAGCCACACGCTGAGCTGTGA